CCCCGCCACCGCTGCCGCCGCCCCGCCGCGCGTGCGGTTGCCCGAAACAACACCCAGCGCTTTGGCTTCCACATAAACTGCGCTGACCGTGTTGCCGGTGACGGTGGCATGCCCCGCCGTCCCGAACAGCACGATCGGCAACGCGGTGTCCTTGCCCGTGTCGATCACACTGTTGCGCGAAATCTCGGCGCGGTGCTCGCCGGCGGCCGGTGCGGTATCGGCGATCGCGATCGTGCCGGGGGTTTGGGCCGCGGTCACGCGTATCTCATTGTCGGTAAAGGTCGCCTGCACCGCACTGTCGCCGAGCACACGGTAGGGCGCCACGATCGCCCGATCGAAGCTGAGCTTGTTGCGCGTCACCACGAGCGTACCGGTGGAACCGCAGGTGAGGTCGCACGCGACGTTCTCGAATGTGTTCCCGTCGAGCACCAGCCGCGAGAAATAGCTGGGCAGGCACACGCCGCTCCCGGTCTTGCCGGCAAAGACGAAACGGTTGCCGATGAACGACACGTCGATCGCGCCCGGCGAGCGCCCGAAGCCGGCGCTGCGCAGCGCGAACAGCGCGCGCCCGCCGCTCTTGCCATAGCGCTTGCCATAGCGGGCGGGTAGCTGCGCGGCGCTGCCGTCCTGATAGACCTGGTTGTTGCGAAACACGATGTTCTTGGCGGCGTAGAAGGTCGCCAGACCGTAATTGGAGGCATTGCGCACGATATTGTCGTGCGCCAGCGCGTTGAAGCAGCCCTCGAAGTCGATGCCGACGTCGAGCATCTCGCTGACCTCGTTGTGGGCGACGAGGATGCCGTCGCCATTGTTCCCATAAATGCCGCCGTTGGCGCCGTGCACTTTGTTGTGCGTCACGTAGATATCGCGCGCGCGGCGCAGATATTGCGGCGCTCCGCCCATGGTGATCTTGGCCGATCCGCCGAACCAGCTGATGTTGGCGAAGCGCCCGGTGTTGCCCACCGCGATGATCCGCCGGCCATAATTCACCCGCAGGATCTGGCTCATGTAGGCGCCGCCATCGACCCTGTTGTCGTAAGCGAGGATATCCTCATTGAGATCGTCGCCGCGCGGCGAAAAGCCGGCGTCGAGCGCGAGGTCGTGGATGTCCTTGCGATCGTCGCGCGTCAACTTGCGCAGGTGCCCGACAAACAACGCCCCGAACCGGTCGGTCGAACAGCGTGTGACCGACACCTTGCGCACGTTGAGGCCGCGCAGAATCGTGCCGTTCGACGGCAGTGGCGCTGGCCGCACCAGCCGTAGCGAATCGATGTGAACGCCGGTAAGGAAGCTTGCCGGGTTCTTGTCCGCCGGCATCGCGATGAAGGGATCACGCTGCCGCCCCTCCCAACGTAGCACCGTGGCATCGCCTGCGCCGAGGATCGCGATCGGCGCGGTCAGTGCGATCGGCCGGGTCAGCCGCAACGTGCCGGCCGGGATCAACAGCACCGCCACCCCCGATGCGATGGCTTGCTGAAGCGCGAGCGTATCGTCGGCCTGCCCGTCGAGCTTCGCGCCGAACTGGCGGATATCCTTCCCCTTGGCCCGCCACTGCGCGATCTCGGCATAGAAAGCGGTGCGCGTCG
This genomic stretch from Sphingomonas panacis harbors:
- a CDS encoding right-handed parallel beta-helix repeat-containing protein, giving the protein MRDLDLPKLSRRAVLPLLGVAGGALCVRATLAQHGTTEDASWPKWAPTRTAFYAEIAQWRAKGKDIRQFGAKLDGQADDTLALQQAIASGVAVLLIPAGTLRLTRPIALTAPIAILGAGDATVLRWEGRQRDPFIAMPADKNPASFLTGVHIDSLRLVRPAPLPSNGTILRGLNVRKVSVTRCSTDRFGALFVGHLRKLTRDDRKDIHDLALDAGFSPRGDDLNEDILAYDNRVDGGAYMSQILRVNYGRRIIAVGNTGRFANISWFGGSAKITMGGAPQYLRRARDIYVTHNKVHGANGGIYGNNGDGILVAHNEVSEMLDVGIDFEGCFNALAHDNIVRNASNYGLATFYAAKNIVFRNNQVYQDGSAAQLPARYGKRYGKSGGRALFALRSAGFGRSPGAIDVSFIGNRFVFAGKTGSGVCLPSYFSRLVLDGNTFENVACDLTCGSTGTLVVTRNKLSFDRAIVAPYRVLGDSAVQATFTDNEIRVTAAQTPGTIAIADTAPAAGEHRAEISRNSVIDTGKDTALPIVLFGTAGHATVTGNTVSAVYVEAKALGVVSGNRTRGGAAAAVAGLPPAFVPTATEPEPLPERAPTDDTP